CGTGTTACCCTCGGTGTCGGTAGCCACGTCGCCCATACCCATGATGTTATAGCCGCAGTCTACGTAATGAACCTCGCCTGTTACGCCGCTAGCTAGGTCGCTAAGCAGATACATAGCGCTGTTGCCGACGTCTTCTGTGGTGACGTTGCGTTTTAGCGGGCTATTTACTTCGTTGTAGCGTAAAATCATCCTAAAATCGCCTATTCCACTTGCGGCAAGCGTTTTAATTGGGCCTGCGCTGATCGCATTTACGCGAATATTTTTAGCGCCAAGGTCGTGTGCTAGGTAGCGAACTGAGCTTTCAAGTGCCGCTTTGGCAACGCCCATTACGTTGTAGTGTGGCACAAATTTTGGTCCGCCAAGGTATGTAAGAGTTAGCACCGAACCGCCCTCTTTTAGCACCGGTAGGACCGCACGAGTAAGGCTTAGTAACGAATACACGCTCGTGCCCATCGCAATGTCAAAGGCTTCTTTAGTCGTGTTTACGAACTCGCCTTCAAGTGCTTCTTTGGGCGCATAGGCCACTGCGTGCACAACAAAATCGATCTCACCAAGGTCTGCTTTGATGCGATCCGCAAGACCGTCAAGATGAGCAGGATTGTTTACGTCAAGCTCATAGACGAATTTACTCCCAAACTCCTCTGCGATCGGCTCTACACGTTTTTTAAGAGCGTCATTTAGATATGTAAACGCCATTTGCGCACCTTGATCGTGACAAGCTTTTGCGATGCCGTAAGCTATTGACTTGGCGTTAGCGACGCCGACGATGAGGCCCTTTTTGCCTTTTAGTATCATTTGTTCTCCTTTTTATTAAAGCTACTTAACTTTTTCTGCTTCACAAGCTTACAGCTGCAAGCAGAGTTATCTTTCGTTAAAATTTTAAAAGCAATACTCAAAAAATATATGCCTACTCTGCTTATTTTTTAAATCCTACCTTAACTAAGCGAAAAATCCTTCGCAATTTGACTTAAAATTCTATAAATTAAAATTCGCGAAATCTCGCGAAAACGCCAAATTTGAAACTAAATTTGACAGCGGCAGTATCGCGAAGCTAGACTAGGCGACTTACAATTTTACAATCCAAATTTAATTTTTGAATATAAATCGACAAGCGGAAATATCGCTAGGCGGATTTAAATGTTTCGCAGTAAATTTCGTCCCAAGACTAGGCATTTAGCCTGTCGCAGGGCGAAATTTACAAAATCATTTAAAGACGTCAGCGAGATGACGCGCTAATAAGTTCCAAGAAACCAGAGGCGTCCCAGCTGGCCGTTCCTACTAATACTCCATCACAGCTTGCAATTCCCGCTATCCCGCCGATATTTGCGACGTTTACGCTGCCGCCGTAAAGTAGCGGCGCGCTCGTCTTCTCGCGGATGAAATTTAAAATCTCCTCTATCTGCTCTGCGCTCGCGCTCTTGCCCGTGCCTATCGCCCAAATTGGCTCGTAGGCGATCAGCAGCCGCTCGTAGCCAAGGTCGATATTTTTTAGCTGTTCGGCCAAAAACTCCTTCGTGCCGCCAGCTTCGTTCACGCTCAAATTTTCGCCGATGCAGTAGATGATCTGCCAGCCCACCTCTGCGGCGAAGTCAAATTTAGCGCGCAAGAACTCCTCGCTCTCGCCCAGCTCGCGTCGTTCGGAGTGTCCGATCAACACGCTTTTTACGCCAAACTCGTCCAGCATCGCCTTGCCGATCTCCCCGGTGTGAGCGCCGCTTTCGCACGGGTAGAAATTTTGCGCGCCGAGTTTAAATTTATGAGCCGCAAGATCAAGCGCGCTAAACGGAGGAAAAACCGTCACGTTGTCGTTTGTGCTTAAATTTGCGTCTAAAATTTGAGCATATTTAGCAAAGCTAGCTCTCGTGTGATTGCACTTTAAATTTGCTAAAAACCTCACTCCGCAGCCTTTCTAAGCGGTTTTATGCCCGGTAGCTCTTTGCCTTCTATTAGCTCCAGACTAGCGCCGCCTCCAGTCGAGATAAAGGTCATCTCGTCGGCATCTCCCGCACGCTCTACTACGTCGGCCGTATCGCCGCCGCCCACGACCGTAGTCGCGTGAGTGTCGATGATGGCGTGGCTCATTTTGATGCTGCCTTTGCTAAATTTATCCATCTCAAAAACGCCCATCGGCCCATTCCACCAGATGGTTTGTGCATCGGCGATGACCTCTTTAAAGAGCCTAATGGACGCCGGTCCGATATCTAGCCCCATCCAGCCGCTTGGGATCTCTTGCGCGGGGACGAATTTCACGGCGCTTTCTGCTGAAAAAGTCTGAGCTGCGACGACGTCTACTGGCAGGTAAATTTTAACGCCAAGCTCCCTGCCCTTGCGTAAAATTTCTCGCGCATCCTCGATGAGGTCTTCTTCGAGTAGCGAATTTCCGATATTTTCGCCGAGCGATTTTAAAAACGTAAACGCCATACCGCCGCCGATTATCAGCTTATCCACGCGCGGAAGCAGGTTGTGTAGGGCTTGTAGCTTGCCGCTTACCTTACTGCCGCCAACGACCGCCACAAACGGGCGCGCAGGGTGTTTGATGAGATTTTGAGCAAAATTTATCTCTTTTTGTAGCAAAAATCCCGCCGCTTTGTGCTTCTTGTCGTAAAATTTAGTGATCGCCTCGACCGAGCTATGCGCCCTGTGGCAGACGCCAAACGCGTCGTTTATGTAAAATTCGCCGTATTTAGCTAGCTCAGCGGCTAACGCCTCGTCGTTTTTGGTCTCGCCCTTTTCGAAGCGTAAATTTTCAAGAAGCAAAATTTCGCCAGGTTTTAGCGCGGCGGCTTTAGCTTTGGCGTCCGCGCCGATGACGTCCTCGGCAAAAATCACGTCTCTATCAAGTAGCCTCGAAAGCCTCTTTGCCACGCCTCGCAGCGAAAATTTCTCCTCAAAGCCGTTTTTAGGGCGTCCTAGGTGGCTAGCCAAAACCACGCTGCAACCGTTATCTAGGCAGTAGCGGATAGTAGGGATCGCCGAGCGGATACGGCGGTCGTCGGTGATGTTTAAAAACTCATCCATCGGCACGTTAAAATCGCACCTAACAAATACTTTTGCGCCGCCAAGTTCAAGATCGTTGATCGATAAAATTTCACTCATTTTTCACCCTTTAATTTACTTAGTAGCCACGATCTTAGCTAGGTCCACAAGCCTTGTCGAGTAGCCCCACTCGTTGTCGTACCACGCAAAGACCTTCACCATATCGCCCGCTATGACCTGCGTAGTATCGCTCGCTACGATGCTGCTGTATGTGCTCGTGCAAAAGTCGCTGCTAACCCTATAATCGTCATCGACGAATAAAATTCCACTTAAATTCGACTCAGCAGCCGCTCTAAACGCCTCGTTTATCTCCTCTTTGCTAGCAGGTCTTTTTAAAACCGCCGTTAGATCGACCATAGAAACGTTAGCGACCGGCACGCGCACGCTTTGTCCGTGCATCTTGCCGTTTAGCTCTGGAAGTACTTTTGCGATCGCTTTTGCGGCTCCGGTAGTCGTCGGCCCGATATTTAGGGCCGCAGCGCGCGAGCGGCGGAAGTCTTTGGCCTTTACGTCTACTAGGCTCTGTCCGTTTGTATAGGCGTGGATCGTGGTCATCAGCCCTTTTACGATGCCAAATTTATCGTTTAGCACCTTTGCGACGGGAGCTAGGCCGTTTGTGGTGCAGCTTGCGTTTGAAACGATCGCTTCGCCTGCATATTTATCGTCATTTACGCCGACTACGAACGTCGCCGTATCGTCTTTTGCCGGAGCGCTCATGACGACTTTTTTGATGCCGCGAGCTAGATAGGGCTCGCATTTTTCGGTAGTCAAAAACTTGCCCGTACACTCCAAAACCACGTCTGCGCCGTAGTCTGCGTAGCCCAGCTCGTTTAGATCTCTTGTTGAAAAAACTCTTATCTTTTTACCATTTACTTCTATAAATTCGTCGTTTATCACCTTAACGTCTTGTTTAAATTCGCCGTGTACGCTGTCGTATTTGAGCAAATACCTCGTCATATCCCTTGTTGCGGTGTCGTTGATAGCGACAAGCTCAACGTCATCTCGCTCTAAAATAATACGAGCAGCGCACCTGCCGATACGCCCGAAGCCGTTTATTGCTACTTTAACTGACATCTTAGCTCCTTTTGATATAATTACGCCTAATTCTACAAAAAAGAATTTTAAAACAAATATAAACAAGGCACTTTAATAGATGAAGTTAGCACTTTTTGGCGGGAGCTTTGATCCGGTTCATTTAGGACACGATAGCATTGTGAAAATGGCACTAAGTGGCCTTGATATCGACAAGCTCATCATCATGCCAACTTTTATAAGCCCCTTTAAGAGTGAATTTTCAGCTCCGCCAGAGCTTCGCCTAAAGTGGATAAGAGAAATTTGGGGCGGCCTAGAGAAGGTCGAGATCTCAGACTATGAGATAAATTTAGCTCGCCCAGTGCCTACCATAGAGACGGTTAAGTATTTGTATGAGAAATTCAAGATAGAAAAATTTTATCTCATAATAGGCGCAGACCACCTAGCCACACTTGATAAATGGCATGGCTACGAGGAGCTAAAAAGCTTAGTGCAGTTTGTGATCGCCAAGCGCAATCACATAGAAATTCCACGTAATTTACAAAAAATGGACGTGCACGTGGATGTTAGCTCGTCACAGATCAGGCACCAAAAGGGGCTTGATGAGCTGCCTAGTAAGATAAAAGATGAAATTATAAATTTTTACCAAGGATTAAAGATGCAAGAGAGATCGATGCAAGAGCGCACCGAAAGTATAGTTAAGGTTTTAGATGCAAAAAAGGCTGAAGAGATACAAGTGTTTGATATGAGCGGGGATGATTATTTCGTAAAAGCCGTAATTATCGCTACAACGCTTGGCGAGAGGCACGCTTACTCACTGAGCGAGGATCTAAAAGAGGAGCTTAAACCTCTTGGAGAGAAATTTATAGGCACGGAGAGCTCGCCTGATTGGATCGTGATGGACCTTGGCGACATTTTGATACACCTTTTAAGCCCAGCCTACAGAGCAAAATACAACATCGAAGAGTTTTTGCAAAAACTAAAAACTAACAAAGAGTCTTAACAAAGACAAGCGATGAGCAAATAAGCCATAAAAATATAAAAAATGCTAGCAAAAATGGCTTTTTGCCCGTCGCTTTAAAAATGCTTCTATCTATCCCAAATCCTAAAGCACACATCGCGACGCAAAGGCAGATACTAGCGGCTAGCTTTAAAATTTGCACCAAATTTTCAGGAAAAAATGGCAAAGATCTAACGCAGATCGCCACTAAGAAAAATAGCGCAAACCAAGGTATGCTCTTTAGCTTTGAGCCACCGCTATTTTGGCTTAAATTTAAGAAATTTAGCAAAAACAAAAAAGGTACTAGCATGATTACGCGAAGCATTTTTATGATGACGGCGGTGCTGCTTGCTGTGCCGTCAAATGCTGCTGAGGCTGCCACTACATGAGCTACTTCGTGAAGTGAGCCGCCGATAAAAAAGCCAGTTTGTTGCGGCGTGAGAGCTAGAAAATTGGCGATAAATGGATAGATAAGCATACCAATCGTCCCAAAAAGTACCACCGTACAAATGGCGATAGCAAGCTTGTTTGCGTCTGCTTTTATCTCATTTTGAGTAGCCATAACAGCAGCTGCACCGCATATACTTGCCCCTGAGCCAATGAGCACAGCGCTATCCTTGCTAAGCCCCAAGGCTTTGGCGGTAAAAAGCGCAAAGCAAAAGGTCGCAAAAACCATAAAAGCTGCGTATATAACGCCAAGAGTGCCGACACTTGTGATCTCGCCAAGACTTATGTTAAAGCCAAAAAGTATGATACCAAGCCTTAAAATTTGCTTCCCAGCGATCGCTACGACGCCACTACTTTTTAAAATTTGAGTCTGTTTGGTAAAAAGATTTGCAAAAATGGCGCCTAAAATGATAGAGATGATGAGCGGGCTGGTGTGAAATTTAGCTAAAAGTGTGTTTGAGAGTGCAAAAGAAATGATGCATATGAGCGCTAGAATAAGCACAGCAAGAAATTTATGAGACATATTTTAACCTTAATCTATTTTTTAAAAATGCAATTAGCACGTTTGGGTATAATTAGACGAATTTTATAATGCAAATTTAAAATAAAGATAAAGGGATAGGACTATGATCATCCTTGGCGAAAAATATGCTTTTACCGGCCTAGAACTAGAAAAGCTTAGAAAGAAATTTGGTCAAGTAAATTTTTTATCCCATGAAAATAGTGACGCAAAAGCCTTGCGAAGCGCACTAGAAAATCTCATAAAATCAGGCGATCAAAGGCTAATCGTGCTAAATACCGCAAAGCCAGTTGATGGCAAACTGGTGAGATTTCTCACGCTTTTGCAGTTTAAAACGAAGTATAAAAAGATAAAATTTCTAAACGTAGAGAATTTTTTAGAAATTTATCTGCACAAATGTTATATCCCAGAAAATGGCGAAAACCTTAATTTTTTAGATGAGATAAGGCCTTATGGTGCCTTTGATTACGCACTCAAGCGAATGATCGATTATGCTGGCTGCTTGATACTTTTTATCTTGCTTTTTGGTCTAAAATTTTATGTAAAGAGAAAGATAGATGAGCAATCACCTGGAAGCCTTTACTTTTTACAAAGTAGAGTTGGGCTAGATAACAAGGAATTTGAGTGTATTAAATTTCGCTCGATGATGGAAGATGCCGAGAAAGATGGGGCAAAATTTGCTAGCGAAAATGACGAGAGAGTATTTGAGTTTGGAGAATTTATGAGAAAAACTCGTGTAGACGAGGTGCCGCAATGTATAAATGTCTTTCGAGGACAAATGCATCTAATAGGGCCAAGGCCTGAGCGAAGACACTGGATAAATTTCTTTGAAAAAGAGATACCATACTACAACGAACGTCATATCGTTCGCCCTGGGATTACCGGCTGGGCACAGGTAAACTACCCTTATGGCTCAAATACACACGACGCCAAACAAAAACTAATGTATGATCTTTACTACATCAAACACTGGTCACTTTGGCTGGAGATAAAGATCATAGTAAAAACTATTGCGATTGTATTTGAGAAAAAAGGCGTTTAAATTCTCAAGAGCATCATGAGTTTGAGATATTTTAAATAAACCTTTTTTCAAATTTAATTTTGTTGCTTTTAGCCAAAATAAATGTAAATTCTACATCCTATCTTTAGCTGTAATTCCCATTATATTAAATGCTGTTTTTATCGAGATAGCAACAACTGCAAAGACTTTTAGTAAGCTATCTTCGTTTTCATTTCCAACCACACGGTTTTCGTTATAAAATTTATGAAAACTAGCAGCTAGTGACTTCAAATAGTCTGGGATCTTTTGAAGCTGTCTTGAGATAAAAGCATCCTCTAAAATTTCGGGTAAGATTAGCGCCTCAAAAAGTAAATTTTTAGCATTTTCATCTAGGCATTCAAAATTTGCATTTATCACGTCACAAACGTTTTTCCCAGCCTTTGCGAAGACTTGATTTATCCTAGCATGAGCGTAGTTTATATAAAAGATAGGGTTTGAGCTATCCTCTTTTTTAAGCTCATCCACGTCAAATTCCAAACTACTCGTATTTGCTTTGCTTATAAAGATAAATCTAAGCGCCTCAGCACCGATCTCGCTTGCGATATCACTCATTAGCACGGCATTACCAGCGCGCTTGCTCATCTTGTATGGCTTGCCCTCTTTTAGCAGGCTAACCATCTGCATAAGTATCACTTCAAGCTTGTTTTCATCGTATCCAAGAAAATTTATCGCAGCCTTAAGCCTTGCGATATATCCGTGGTGATCCGCGCCCCAAATGTTTATGTAGTGGTCAAAATTTCTCTCAAATTTAGCATTATGATAGATAATGTCACCAGCTAGATATGTTGGTCTGCCGTCATTTCTAACCACAACCCTATCGTTATCATCGCCAAGCGTAGTCGAAGCGATATAAGTAGCGCCCTCTTTTTCATACATTTGATTTGAACGTTTTAGCTTGTTTATAGTTGGCTCTAGGCCGTCATAAAGAGCCTTTTCACTAGCCCAGCTCTCTATAAATATCCCAACGTCAGCTAAATCTTTTTTAATGATCTCAAGCACGATATCCTTGCCAAACTCGGCAAGTTCGAGGTTTCTACTCTCATCATAAAAAATTTCCTTGCCAAATTTCTCATTTGCAAGCTTGGCAATATCTAAAATATAATCCCCGCGGTAGTATTTCTCTGGATAGACGACGCTTTCGTTAAAAAGCTGCTCTTTTGCCGCAAGCGATATCGAAGTGCCAAGTAGGTCGATTTGATTACCAGCATCGTTTATATAGTATTCTGTTGAGATAGCGTAGCCAAGTCTTTTACCAAGTCTTGCCAAAGTATCACCGTAAACTGTGCCTCTAACATGCCCGATGTGAAGCGGTCCAGTTGGGTTTGCGCTGATGTATTCTATTAAATAGCTATCTTTTTTCACATCTTCTTTTGCAAAATTTTCGCTGTCTAGCAAAATTTGCTTTGAAATTTCATCTAAAAACTTGCTTTTTAGCTTGAAATTTAAGTAGCCATTTACTGCACTAGCTTCAACTATTTTGCTATCACTAAATTTATCGGCAAACTCGCTAGCTATCATGGCTGGCGACTTTCTTAGCTCCTTTGCGAGGCTAAAAAGTGGCGTTGCATAGTGGGCTAAATTTTTATCCTTTGGCTTTTCAAGCACAAATTCACGTTCTAAAACCTTTGAAATTTCAGCTTTTATTTTATTTTTCAACTCTAAAACCTATGCGTTTTTAGTTGTTTCTTCTATTTTTTGACTATCGGCATTCTCTTCTTTATGCTCGACTTTCTCACTTTTTTCAGGTGTTGTATCCTCCATCTCAGCTTTAAAAGTCTTTATGCCTTTGCCTAGTCCTTTTGCAAGTTCTGGGATCTTCTTTGCTCCAAAAAGTAAAACAATAATCGCTAAAACAACTAGCCAGTGACCAATACTAAAAGAACCCATTTTTTCTCCTCAATAAATTTTTCAAAATGTTATCATAAATTCCTGAATTTCTAGCAATCTATCCACTCATCAATAACGCGTCTTAAGTCTATTTTCGCGCTTTTTAACCTCATCGCTCTAAGAATTGATTTTAATCCTTTATAACTCTTTTCAATGTCATCATTTACCAAAAAATAATCATATTCTAAGATGTGCTCCATCTCACCAACTGCGTTCATCAGGCGATTTTCTATCGTTTCGTCGCTATCAGTTCCGCGGTTTTTCAAGCGTTTTTTAAGCTCTTTTTTATTTGCGGTCGTGATGAAAACTGAGGTTATGTAACTTTTAAATTTTTCAAGTGCGATGTGAAAGCCTTGCACATCAATGTCAAATATAACTATCTTTCCAGCCTCAAGCGCTGCTAAAACAGGCTTTAGACTCGTTCCATAATAGTTTTTATGTACCTGCGCCCATTCTAAAAATTCGCCCTTTTCTATACCTCTTTTAAACTCATCTTCTTTTATAAAATAGTAATCCACCCCATCGACTTCGCCTTCTCTTTTTGCCCTAGTTGTGCTTGAAATAGAAAAATAAAGATCCTTCTCTTCCTTTAAAAGACGGCCCAAAAGCGTACTTTTTCCACTTCCACTAGGCCCAGAAACTACTAAAATTTGTCCTTGCAACTACTTTTCCTCAAAACTTATATTTATCTTTATGTTCATATCTTTTAGCACATCTCTTAGCGAGCTTTCGTTTAACGACTCATGGACGTGTTTTGTGATCTTTTTGGTTAGCTCTTCTTTATAGTCAGCATCAATTTTTGTTTCATCGCATGAGCTAGTTT
This genomic window from Campylobacter concisus contains:
- the fabI gene encoding enoyl-ACP reductase FabI, with the protein product MILKGKKGLIVGVANAKSIAYGIAKACHDQGAQMAFTYLNDALKKRVEPIAEEFGSKFVYELDVNNPAHLDGLADRIKADLGEIDFVVHAVAYAPKEALEGEFVNTTKEAFDIAMGTSVYSLLSLTRAVLPVLKEGGSVLTLTYLGGPKFVPHYNVMGVAKAALESSVRYLAHDLGAKNIRVNAISAGPIKTLAASGIGDFRMILRYNEVNSPLKRNVTTEDVGNSAMYLLSDLASGVTGEVHYVDCGYNIMGMGDVATDTEGNTILAWDVK
- a CDS encoding triose-phosphate isomerase; protein product: MRFLANLKCNHTRASFAKYAQILDANLSTNDNVTVFPPFSALDLAAHKFKLGAQNFYPCESGAHTGEIGKAMLDEFGVKSVLIGHSERRELGESEEFLRAKFDFAAEVGWQIIYCIGENLSVNEAGGTKEFLAEQLKNIDLGYERLLIAYEPIWAIGTGKSASAEQIEEILNFIREKTSAPLLYGGSVNVANIGGIAGIASCDGVLVGTASWDASGFLELISASSR
- a CDS encoding phosphoglycerate kinase; its protein translation is MSEILSINDLELGGAKVFVRCDFNVPMDEFLNITDDRRIRSAIPTIRYCLDNGCSVVLASHLGRPKNGFEEKFSLRGVAKRLSRLLDRDVIFAEDVIGADAKAKAAALKPGEILLLENLRFEKGETKNDEALAAELAKYGEFYINDAFGVCHRAHSSVEAITKFYDKKHKAAGFLLQKEINFAQNLIKHPARPFVAVVGGSKVSGKLQALHNLLPRVDKLIIGGGMAFTFLKSLGENIGNSLLEEDLIEDAREILRKGRELGVKIYLPVDVVAAQTFSAESAVKFVPAQEIPSGWMGLDIGPASIRLFKEVIADAQTIWWNGPMGVFEMDKFSKGSIKMSHAIIDTHATTVVGGGDTADVVERAGDADEMTFISTGGGASLELIEGKELPGIKPLRKAAE
- the gap gene encoding type I glyceraldehyde-3-phosphate dehydrogenase, whose protein sequence is MSVKVAINGFGRIGRCAARIILERDDVELVAINDTATRDMTRYLLKYDSVHGEFKQDVKVINDEFIEVNGKKIRVFSTRDLNELGYADYGADVVLECTGKFLTTEKCEPYLARGIKKVVMSAPAKDDTATFVVGVNDDKYAGEAIVSNASCTTNGLAPVAKVLNDKFGIVKGLMTTIHAYTNGQSLVDVKAKDFRRSRAAALNIGPTTTGAAKAIAKVLPELNGKMHGQSVRVPVANVSMVDLTAVLKRPASKEEINEAFRAAAESNLSGILFVDDDYRVSSDFCTSTYSSIVASDTTQVIAGDMVKVFAWYDNEWGYSTRLVDLAKIVATK
- the nadD gene encoding nicotinate (nicotinamide) nucleotide adenylyltransferase: MKLALFGGSFDPVHLGHDSIVKMALSGLDIDKLIIMPTFISPFKSEFSAPPELRLKWIREIWGGLEKVEISDYEINLARPVPTIETVKYLYEKFKIEKFYLIIGADHLATLDKWHGYEELKSLVQFVIAKRNHIEIPRNLQKMDVHVDVSSSQIRHQKGLDELPSKIKDEIINFYQGLKMQERSMQERTESIVKVLDAKKAEEIQVFDMSGDDYFVKAVIIATTLGERHAYSLSEDLKEELKPLGEKFIGTESSPDWIVMDLGDILIHLLSPAYRAKYNIEEFLQKLKTNKES
- a CDS encoding YeiH family protein, giving the protein MSHKFLAVLILALICIISFALSNTLLAKFHTSPLIISIILGAIFANLFTKQTQILKSSGVVAIAGKQILRLGIILFGFNISLGEITSVGTLGVIYAAFMVFATFCFALFTAKALGLSKDSAVLIGSGASICGAAAVMATQNEIKADANKLAIAICTVVLFGTIGMLIYPFIANFLALTPQQTGFFIGGSLHEVAHVVAASAAFDGTASSTAVIIKMLRVIMLVPFLFLLNFLNLSQNSGGSKLKSIPWFALFFLVAICVRSLPFFPENLVQILKLAASICLCVAMCALGFGIDRSIFKATGKKPFLLAFFIFLWLICSSLVFVKTLC
- a CDS encoding sugar transferase; its protein translation is MIILGEKYAFTGLELEKLRKKFGQVNFLSHENSDAKALRSALENLIKSGDQRLIVLNTAKPVDGKLVRFLTLLQFKTKYKKIKFLNVENFLEIYLHKCYIPENGENLNFLDEIRPYGAFDYALKRMIDYAGCLILFILLFGLKFYVKRKIDEQSPGSLYFLQSRVGLDNKEFECIKFRSMMEDAEKDGAKFASENDERVFEFGEFMRKTRVDEVPQCINVFRGQMHLIGPRPERRHWINFFEKEIPYYNERHIVRPGITGWAQVNYPYGSNTHDAKQKLMYDLYYIKHWSLWLEIKIIVKTIAIVFEKKGV
- the argS gene encoding arginine--tRNA ligase → MKNKIKAEISKVLEREFVLEKPKDKNLAHYATPLFSLAKELRKSPAMIASEFADKFSDSKIVEASAVNGYLNFKLKSKFLDEISKQILLDSENFAKEDVKKDSYLIEYISANPTGPLHIGHVRGTVYGDTLARLGKRLGYAISTEYYINDAGNQIDLLGTSISLAAKEQLFNESVVYPEKYYRGDYILDIAKLANEKFGKEIFYDESRNLELAEFGKDIVLEIIKKDLADVGIFIESWASEKALYDGLEPTINKLKRSNQMYEKEGATYIASTTLGDDNDRVVVRNDGRPTYLAGDIIYHNAKFERNFDHYINIWGADHHGYIARLKAAINFLGYDENKLEVILMQMVSLLKEGKPYKMSKRAGNAVLMSDIASEIGAEALRFIFISKANTSSLEFDVDELKKEDSSNPIFYINYAHARINQVFAKAGKNVCDVINANFECLDENAKNLLFEALILPEILEDAFISRQLQKIPDYLKSLAASFHKFYNENRVVGNENEDSLLKVFAVVAISIKTAFNIMGITAKDRM
- the tatA gene encoding twin-arginine translocase TatA/TatE family subunit encodes the protein MGSFSIGHWLVVLAIIVLLFGAKKIPELAKGLGKGIKTFKAEMEDTTPEKSEKVEHKEENADSQKIEETTKNA
- the gmk gene encoding guanylate kinase, which encodes MQGQILVVSGPSGSGKSTLLGRLLKEEKDLYFSISSTTRAKREGEVDGVDYYFIKEDEFKRGIEKGEFLEWAQVHKNYYGTSLKPVLAALEAGKIVIFDIDVQGFHIALEKFKSYITSVFITTANKKELKKRLKNRGTDSDETIENRLMNAVGEMEHILEYDYFLVNDDIEKSYKGLKSILRAMRLKSAKIDLRRVIDEWIDC